The window TTAGATCTCCAAGGTGAAGCAAGAGATTGGTTAGTTCGTACTTTCTTAATTTATATTTCTGCTGGCAAAGAAATAGAGAATAAAGAACAAGTATATGAGGACAGTCAATTGTATATGTTATATGAACAAACGTGGCAAGATTTAGCTTTTGAAAGATACGGAGTTGAGTTAAACGAAGAAAGATTACAGGAGATTTTAGAAATTACTTTAAACCCTCTAAAAGAAGAAGAGTTTGAAATACCTTATTATCTTGCAAATGCATTGGGGTATAGTATAAATGAATTTTTTTATATCTTTGATAGACATATCTATGAGAGATGGGAAATCGGTGAGAAGTTATATCCGTTATTAGAAGAAGAATATAAACTAAAAGATAATCAAGAAATAAGTAACAAATATAGAATGGAAGTTATTGATGAAATAGTAAAAAATCAAGCTTGAACTAATGGGAGGGGTAGTTTTTGACAAGAAAAGTGTTGTTTTTTTTATTATGTATATTTTCGTTGACAACTTCTGTTCAGGCACTAAGTTGGGCTTATTCTTTTGTTGTTTGGAATGGGAATGTTTATGAAGTTACAAATGAAAATGTGCTTGAAGGTGAAATAGGTAAGATCATAGGGGAAGTGAAAACGAAACCTAATGATATGACTGGGAATTATTATGGAGATGCATCAAACGCTTACCCAAAAGGAACAAAATATTATGAAATAAGTGGTACACCTACTAAAAATTCTATTGCTGTAGAAGTCGAAGAGAAGAAGTGGCATAAAGCGGATTTTGTTCACAAAGCACCTTTTCATTGGATGAATTTAGCTAAAAAAATAGCACCTTTACTAATTTTAGGGGCTGTCGTTGTAATCATTATCTTACGAATGAAGAAGAACAATAATTAATAGTTTTGTAGTCACTCGCAAAGAACTAAATGAAAGAATTTCAAGAATTCAAGTAATTTAAATTCATTGAAAAGGAGACAAAAATGGTTTTAGATAATTTTGAAGAATATGATGATCCTATTTTATATGATAAAGAAAATGAATCATATATACCAGAGGTACCATTACTATTAAAATGGGCGGAGAAAAAACAAGGAACCATTATTGATTTAGCTTGTGGTACTGGTAGAGTAACGATTCCTTTAGCTAAAAGTGAGTATAAAATTGTAGGTGTAGATATACATAAAGGAATGTTAACCGAAGCCGAAAATAAGGCTTCCAAACTTAATTTGCAAATAGAGTGGGTAGAACAAGACTGTACGAAACTGAATTTAAACATGAAGAGTAATTTGATATATTCAGTTGGTAACTCCTTTCAACATTTCCTTACAAACGAAGCACAAGATGGATTACTAATGTCTATAAACAAACATTTAGAAGTTGATGGAGTTTTCATTTTTGGTACAAGGTTTCCTAGTGTTGAAGAATTACTACAACCAAGTACAGAAGAGTTTTGGAGAACTTATACAGATAGTGAAACTCTAAATACAGTGGATGTATTTACTATTAGTGACTATGACTCATTGAATCAAATTCAACATTACACAACGATTAGGAAATACAAAAACATTGATGGTGAAATTATAAATGAAAAAAGAACTAACATCAGTTTAAGATATGTATTTCCTAAGGAAATGGAAAGAATATTGCACTCTCATGGTTTTGAGATCCTTCACCTTTACGGCGACTGGAAAGAAACACCAATCACTAACGAAAGTTATGAAATGGTTTACGTATGTAGGAAGATAAGTTAGTTACTAGTAAAGGTATTTAGGAGATTGTTATAGAAAGGAGAAGTTTCTTTGGCTAATTACGAGCTTTTGTCTCAAACTTTTTTGAACTTTGCGGAAAAGGAATGTAAATGGTCTAGTCTATTATATGAATTTTTGTCTATTAAAATTTCTAAAGATGATAAACTTCTTGAAATTTGTAGTTATGCAGGTAAGGGGCAACCTGTCCCAAACCTGTTATTTGGTGCAGTACATTATCTTTTAATAAAAGGTAAAAATCATCCATTAAAGGAGTTTTACCCGAGTATAGTAAGTAATCCAAAATCATATAAAGACTCGTTTGAATTCTTTAAGGATTTTTGTTTAAAATATAAGAATGAAATTGAATCAATCCTCAAAACTAGACTTGTCCAAACGAATGAAGTACGAAGATGTGCCTACCTTTATCCTGTTTTTTGCACGATTTATGAGAAAGTGAAGAAACCATTAGCACTTATTGAAATTGGAACTAGTGCAGGGCTACAACTCCTTTGGGATAAGTATTCCTATTCATACAGACAAAATGATATTTATGGCAATATTGAATCCAAACTTCATATTACAGCAGAAATTAAAGGAGAAAATACTCCAATCCTCCATTCCACACCTCCACCTGTATCAACAAGAATGGGAATAGATTTAAATACCATTGATTTAAATGATGAAGATGAGAAATTATGGCTTAAATCCTTAATTTGGACCGAACATACAGAGAGGCTGTTAATGTTTGAGGAAGCTTCGAATTATTTTAAAGAAGTACAGGTTAGTTTACATAATGGTGATGGAGTTAGTTTATTACCTAATTTTGTTGATACAATCAAAGAAGATAGTGTAATTTGTATTTTTCATACTCACGTTGCAAACCAAATGACTTTAGAAATGAAAGAACAACTGTTGCAAACTGTAGAAGCTATCGGTAGGAAAAGAGACGTTTTCCATATTTACAATAACATTCAAGATAGGTACTTACATCTTGATTACTATTTGGATGGTATGGAAAGTAAAAATACAATTGCTGAAACCGATGGACACGGTAGATGGTTTAAATGGTTTTTAGAAAGCCAAAATGCTAAACAAGTAGAATGATAAAGTTGTTCCAAAAAAGGAATTTAATCCATTAAACAGCCATCTTAGCTCTATTAATCGCTAAGATGGCTGTTTTGATGGTCCCCCTTAAGGGGATAGCTTACTAACTAATTAGTAGTTCATTCTTTTAGAAACTCAATCTCAAAGAGAGGATAGTTAGGATCTTCTTCTATAGACTCTAAGCCTAATCTTTTGTAAAATTCCACTGCTTTCGGGCTAGAGTTCCATTGTAGCCATTTAGTATTTGTAGAAATAGCCCAATCTTTAATAGTTTCCATTAGTATTTTACCAACACCACTTTTGCGGTAAGGTTCGAGTACAAACATATCGTGAATTCTACTAGTGATTTCTCCGCTGCGTAAATGAGGTCCATAAGTTTGAACCCATGTGTAACCTACTATCTTTCCATCATATATCGCTACGGGAAGAAAATAAGCAGTATTTGTTACTATTAACTCAAATCTTTCTTTTGTGTTTTCTTCAGAATCTGTTTTACCAATTTCTTTCAATAGCGGCCAAAGCTCTTCCCAATCTGCTAGCGTAGCACGTCTCGTACAAATTCGGTTGTCCATTTTCTAACTCCTAACTTTTGCTTTTTGCTTAAAGCTATCAACATCATAACCTGCTTTTATCATTTCATCTTCAGCTTCATTAACGATGATATCCTTTAAGCATGTGAGCGTCTCGTCAAAGTTCACATGTTTGCCAAGAAGAAACGTCATTTCAAATTCTATTTCTAGCCAAGTGTCAATTCCGGCTTCGTTATGTTGAAGTTGTGCTTCCAATTTATCAAGGGCATTGGCTACTTTGGCCTCGAAAGTTTGTTTTTCTTCAAATTCATGCCAAAGCATAAATAGGTGCTCACCAACTTCAGAAGGTAGACTGTCTCTAATTTCTATAATGGCAGCCAGTTCTTTTTGCCTTTTGGACTCAACTGTACTTTGGGAAGTGAGGGTGTCAAAGGCAGGGACATCACCAGCAATCGCTTCGATGATATCGTGGATTGAAATCATCTTCAACAACTTTTCCATCTGAACTTTTTGGCTCAAATAAGGCTCGAGTAAAATCGCCATAAATGCAACGCGCCACGTATGCTCTGCAACACTTTCATGACGACCGTTGGATAACCAACTATGTCGCATTTCCATTTTTAATTTTTCTCCAAGCTTTATCATCGAAAGAATTTGTTGCAACGGTGAAATAGAATCTACTTTTCTCGTACGTTCCAGTTCATCCGAATAGTAGCGAACTTTCTTATTATGAACGGTAGCATATTCTATTTCTCTTTTTGTAGACTCTCCAATGTAGCCGCATACATCGATAACAAAAATTTCATCGGATAAATCTATTTTCTTAAAATGTAACTCACCGAAAAGTTTTGCTTCTTCAACGGTAACTTGTTTTCCTTCACTTTTTTCAAAAAATCCAACACTGAAAACAGCATATCCTTGCTTCGTTAAATAGTCGTTCGCTTCCTCGAACTGCGCTTTAAATCTTGTAGAACCACACAACGTAACAACTTTCATCCTTTTCCCACCAATTCTATTAATATATAGTATTAGTATAACAAGAAATTTCTAGAGTCGTTTAGAAAAATAATACAGCACGTACAAGAAAATATAGAAGGTGAAGATAAAATGAAAATCCGTTTTGTAAAAAGTTCAGATTATGAAACAATATCTCTATTAATCAACGAATGGTGGGGAGGAAGAAATATGTCCGACATGCTACCAAAGTTATTTTTTGATCATTTCACCAATACTAGTTTTATTGCAGAAAAGGACGGAGTAATTGTTGGTTTTCTGATAGGTTTCCTATCCCAATCTCAACCTGAAGAAGCCTATATTCATTTTGTTGGAGTACATCCTGATTACAGAAAACATCAAATTGGTAAAGAACTCTACCATCAATTTTTTCATGTTGTAAAAGGAAATGGCAGTAACGTTGTTCGATGTGTTACGTCTCCAGTAAACAAAGTGTCCATTGCTTATCACACTAAAATGGGATTTGAAATCGAAATTGGCGATTCAAAAGTGGATGGGATTGAAGTCCATTCAAATTATGATGGCCCAAATCAAGACAGAGTACTTTTCATAAAACATTTGAATTAATATCTACATGCGAGCAGGTGAGACAAGCAGGTTTCCTACATCAACTTTAGATATAAAACGAAGATAATGAATGAGGGATTAAATTGATTAAAAGAATTGATATTACTGAAAGAGATAACGCTGAGAGTGTTTTAAGAGTTCAAATACCTTCTTATAAAGTAGAGGCTAAGATAATTGGTTCATATGAGATACCGCCACTAAAAGATACAGTTGCTAGTTTACAACAATGCGGTGAAACATTTTTTGGTTATTACTTAAATGAGGAATTGTGCGGAGCCATTTCAATAAAAGTAGAAAAAGAGGAATTGGAT is drawn from Bacillus alkalisoli and contains these coding sequences:
- a CDS encoding class I SAM-dependent methyltransferase, translating into MVLDNFEEYDDPILYDKENESYIPEVPLLLKWAEKKQGTIIDLACGTGRVTIPLAKSEYKIVGVDIHKGMLTEAENKASKLNLQIEWVEQDCTKLNLNMKSNLIYSVGNSFQHFLTNEAQDGLLMSINKHLEVDGVFIFGTRFPSVEELLQPSTEEFWRTYTDSETLNTVDVFTISDYDSLNQIQHYTTIRKYKNIDGEIINEKRTNISLRYVFPKEMERILHSHGFEILHLYGDWKETPITNESYEMVYVCRKIS
- a CDS encoding DUF2332 domain-containing protein, which codes for MANYELLSQTFLNFAEKECKWSSLLYEFLSIKISKDDKLLEICSYAGKGQPVPNLLFGAVHYLLIKGKNHPLKEFYPSIVSNPKSYKDSFEFFKDFCLKYKNEIESILKTRLVQTNEVRRCAYLYPVFCTIYEKVKKPLALIEIGTSAGLQLLWDKYSYSYRQNDIYGNIESKLHITAEIKGENTPILHSTPPPVSTRMGIDLNTIDLNDEDEKLWLKSLIWTEHTERLLMFEEASNYFKEVQVSLHNGDGVSLLPNFVDTIKEDSVICIFHTHVANQMTLEMKEQLLQTVEAIGRKRDVFHIYNNIQDRYLHLDYYLDGMESKNTIAETDGHGRWFKWFLESQNAKQVE
- a CDS encoding GNAT family N-acetyltransferase, with amino-acid sequence MDNRICTRRATLADWEELWPLLKEIGKTDSEENTKERFELIVTNTAYFLPVAIYDGKIVGYTWVQTYGPHLRSGEITSRIHDMFVLEPYRKSGVGKILMETIKDWAISTNTKWLQWNSSPKAVEFYKRLGLESIEEDPNYPLFEIEFLKE
- a CDS encoding HD domain-containing protein encodes the protein MIKLGEKLKMEMRHSWLSNGRHESVAEHTWRVAFMAILLEPYLSQKVQMEKLLKMISIHDIIEAIAGDVPAFDTLTSQSTVESKRQKELAAIIEIRDSLPSEVGEHLFMLWHEFEEKQTFEAKVANALDKLEAQLQHNEAGIDTWLEIEFEMTFLLGKHVNFDETLTCLKDIIVNEAEDEMIKAGYDVDSFKQKAKVRS
- a CDS encoding GNAT family N-acetyltransferase, translating into MKIRFVKSSDYETISLLINEWWGGRNMSDMLPKLFFDHFTNTSFIAEKDGVIVGFLIGFLSQSQPEEAYIHFVGVHPDYRKHQIGKELYHQFFHVVKGNGSNVVRCVTSPVNKVSIAYHTKMGFEIEIGDSKVDGIEVHSNYDGPNQDRVLFIKHLN
- a CDS encoding GNAT family N-acetyltransferase gives rise to the protein MIKRIDITERDNAESVLRVQIPSYKVEAKIIGSYEIPPLKDTVASLQQCGETFFGYYLNEELCGAISIKVEKEELDIHRLIVHPNHFRKGIAQSLLDYLENNFEFETIKVATGSKNYPAVTFYKKNGFQMRNEVYVTENLSLTFFEKN